Proteins encoded within one genomic window of Desulfonatronovibrio magnus:
- a CDS encoding helix-turn-helix domain-containing protein, with product MGKALEQKHKEMMDRDPEYAKAYTDMEDEFQFARELIKARIRAGLTQQQIAEKMGTTQSTVARLESGGTMPSLRSLHRYAEATGSKVRISLDD from the coding sequence ATGGGTAAAGCTTTAGAGCAAAAACACAAAGAAATGATGGATAGGGACCCCGAGTATGCCAAAGCCTACACGGATATGGAAGATGAGTTTCAGTTTGCCAGGGAATTGATTAAAGCCAGGATAAGGGCAGGGCTTACGCAGCAGCAGATTGCTGAAAAAATGGGAACCACACAGTCCACCGTAGCCAGGCTTGAGTCGGGCGGGACTATGCCCAGTCTTAGAAGTCTGCACAGATACGCAGAGGCTACAGGGAGTAAGGTCAGGATATCTTTAGATGACTAA